Proteins co-encoded in one Malus sylvestris chromosome 9, drMalSylv7.2, whole genome shotgun sequence genomic window:
- the LOC126583648 gene encoding uncharacterized protein LOC126583648: MVKKLGQKGRVQESRMRLGTWNIGTLTGKSMEVVEVMVRRRINIMCLQEIKWVGLKANDLENSGFKLWYSGTNRTRNGVGIIVDKTLTQDVVDVKRVGDRIMAIKIVIGQELINVISAYEPQVGLDTSSKEKFWEDLGDLVQGIAQTEKLFIGGDLNGHVGRETGNYGGFHGGYGFGERNEDGEAILDFAMTYDLFLANTFFKKREEHVITYKSGSSKTQIDFLLMRKGDRITCKDCKVIPGESLANQHRLLVMDVHIKRVRKKNKTWKCPKTRWWNLKGEKQVIFKEQVITQCVWDREGEASQM; the protein is encoded by the coding sequence atggtgaagaagctaggacagaagggtagagttcaagagagtagaatgcgtttaggaacgtggaatataggaaccttaacgggaaaatctatggaagtagtggaagttatggtgaggagaaggataaatattatgtgcctacaagaaattaagtgggttggtcttaaggcaaatgatctagaaaactcagggtttaagctttggtattcgggcacaaatagaacgagaaacggtgttggcatcattgtggacaagaccttgacacaagatgttgtagatgtcaaaagggtaggagatagaatcatggcaatcaagattgtaataggacaagaactcatcaatgtgattagtgcgtacgaacctcaagtagggttggatacgagttcgaaggagaaattttgggaagaccttggagacttggtgcaaggaattgctcagacagagaagttatttataggaggagatttaaatggacacgtgggcagggagacaggcaactatggaggttttcatggtggctatggttttggggagagaaatgaggatggggaagctatcttggattttgcaatgacatatgatctctttttagccaacaccttctttaagaagagagaagaacatgtgatcacctacaagagtgggtcgtcaaaaacacaaatagattttcttctaatgaggaaaggggatcgtataacttgtaaggattgcaaagttataccgggggagagcttggctaatcaacatcgcttgttggtgatggatgtacatatcaaaagagtgagaaaaaagaacaagacttggaagtgcccaaagactagatggtggaatctaaaaggagaaaaacaagtcattttcaaagagcaagtaatcacccagtgtgtgtgggatagagagggggaagctagccaaatgtga